A genomic window from Streptomyces sp. HUAS YS2 includes:
- a CDS encoding helix-turn-helix domain-containing protein — MPGPPSPHDRPAPFDAAAARRIRESLGMTPSHVAHGLRASFGLRHVSPDIVIAWERGMAAPSPSELTALSSVLWCDPTQLIGTPRGLREHRLISGYAAADVARAIGMDFGAYEHAELTGVWTGDARQTAALTSVLGLSSRDRMAVTGDAERLAGLLADAVSTRWQAHIRAVAKLTGHDRRTLDGPLRTMHQEYQHLMTATLSRAAGAAASGEQGRAYMERVVDRFWDLVEASA; from the coding sequence GTGCCTGGACCCCCCTCCCCCCATGACCGGCCCGCGCCCTTCGACGCCGCTGCCGCGCGCCGCATCCGCGAGTCGCTGGGCATGACACCGAGCCATGTCGCGCACGGCCTGCGCGCCTCGTTCGGTTTACGTCATGTCAGCCCTGACATCGTCATAGCCTGGGAACGCGGCATGGCCGCGCCCAGTCCCAGCGAGCTCACCGCCCTCTCGAGCGTGCTGTGGTGCGATCCGACCCAACTCATCGGTACGCCACGTGGGTTGAGGGAGCACCGCCTCATCAGCGGCTACGCCGCCGCCGACGTCGCTCGCGCGATCGGCATGGACTTCGGCGCCTACGAGCACGCCGAACTCACCGGTGTCTGGACGGGCGACGCCCGGCAGACGGCGGCTCTCACCTCCGTGCTCGGCCTGTCGTCACGCGACCGCATGGCCGTCACGGGTGACGCCGAGCGCCTCGCCGGACTGCTCGCTGACGCGGTGAGCACCCGCTGGCAGGCGCACATCCGTGCCGTCGCCAAACTCACCGGCCACGACCGCCGCACGCTCGACGGCCCGCTGCGGACGATGCACCAGGAGTACCAGCACCTGATGACGGCGACCCTGAGTCGGGCCGCCGGTGCGGCGGCCTCCGGCGAGCAGGGCCGCGCCTACATGGAACGGGTCGTCGACCGCTTCTGGGACCTCGTGGAGGCATCGGCCTGA